One genomic segment of Flavobacteriaceae bacterium includes these proteins:
- a CDS encoding alpha/beta hydrolase: protein MKTVLLYLMIFSINSSVAFSQVTSEVILIKNDSIELPGTLTFTENNSKLIIWIHGSGNVDRDGNQAGLNVKANYIKQFRDSINKNDIAFFSYDKRTANLKNKKFFKGITFDAFIADAKKVVSHFKNNTRFKKIVLIGHSQGSLIAMLASAEVDKYISLAGPSETIDATIIKQISKQNAELGKITAAYFKELKETGDIKEVNPMLLSIFAKPNRAFIASWMQYKPSVEFKQLKIPTLVINGIKDLQVSVEDAKALYSANPNSELVLIEDMNHILKHIENNTDNIRSYHSPDFPISTKLIEVITQFVKK from the coding sequence ATGAAAACCGTTCTTTTATACCTTATGATATTTTCCATAAATAGTTCTGTAGCCTTCTCACAGGTAACATCGGAAGTTATTCTGATAAAAAATGACAGTATCGAATTGCCCGGGACACTAACTTTTACGGAAAACAATTCCAAACTAATTATCTGGATTCACGGTTCCGGCAATGTAGATAGGGATGGCAATCAGGCAGGTTTGAATGTAAAGGCAAACTATATCAAACAATTCAGAGACAGTATCAACAAAAATGACATTGCATTTTTTAGTTATGATAAAAGAACGGCAAATCTGAAAAATAAAAAATTCTTTAAAGGAATCACTTTTGATGCTTTTATTGCCGATGCTAAAAAAGTAGTCAGTCATTTTAAAAATAATACCCGTTTTAAAAAGATCGTACTTATAGGCCACAGCCAGGGGTCATTAATAGCTATGCTAGCAAGTGCCGAAGTTGATAAATATATTTCTTTGGCCGGGCCATCGGAAACGATTGACGCTACCATTATAAAGCAAATAAGTAAACAAAATGCAGAATTAGGAAAAATAACCGCCGCATATTTTAAAGAACTGAAAGAAACCGGTGATATCAAAGAAGTAAACCCAATGTTGTTATCTATTTTTGCGAAGCCCAACAGAGCCTTTATAGCCTCATGGATGCAATATAAACCTTCTGTGGAATTTAAACAGCTAAAAATTCCTACATTAGTTATAAATGGCATCAAAGACCTCCAGGTTTCCGTTGAAGATGCGAAAGCATTATACAGCGCAAACCCAAATTCTGAGTTAGTGCTGATAGAAGATATGAATCATATACTGAAACACATAGAGAATAATACCGATAATATACGCTCGTATCACTCACCGGATTTTCCGATATCAACAA
- a CDS encoding putative toxin-antitoxin system toxin component, PIN family — MKKIVLDTNVLLVSISEKSKLHWVFKTLIEKNYILCVSTEILSEYAEIIEQHLGSEVSESVAGIIENLSNIERVTTYYRFRLLKAEDDNKFVDCAIAANASYIVTHDKDFEILKKIDFPKVMVIDTEKFRQDLEIKT, encoded by the coding sequence GTGAAAAAAATAGTTCTTGATACAAATGTATTATTGGTTAGTATTTCTGAAAAGTCCAAACTTCATTGGGTATTTAAAACCTTAATAGAAAAGAATTATATACTCTGTGTTAGTACTGAAATTCTTTCAGAATATGCTGAAATTATAGAACAACATTTAGGGTCAGAAGTAAGTGAAAGTGTAGCAGGTATAATTGAAAATTTAAGTAATATTGAGCGGGTAACCACCTATTATCGTTTTCGACTTCTCAAAGCTGAAGATGACAATAAGTTTGTTGATTGTGCAATAGCGGCTAATGCCAGTTATATAGTAACCCATGACAAAGATTTTGAAATTTTGAAAAAGATAGATTTTCCAAAGGTTATGGTAATTGATACGGAAAAATTTAGGCAAGATTTAGAAATAAAAACATAA
- a CDS encoding type II toxin-antitoxin system prevent-host-death family antitoxin, whose translation MLTASVSDFRKDIKYYLDKVVKNFETLIINRGKDTGIVVMSLSEYNSLMATTHELSSKKNEFRLDSAIEKLKRGKSLSQDLNYQ comes from the coding sequence ATGTTAACAGCAAGTGTTTCTGATTTTAGAAAAGATATAAAATACTACTTGGACAAAGTAGTGAAAAACTTTGAAACCTTGATTATAAATCGAGGGAAAGACACAGGCATTGTAGTTATGTCATTGAGTGAGTATAATTCTTTAATGGCGACAACTCACGAACTTTCCTCAAAGAAAAACGAATTCAGATTAGATTCCGCAATCGAAAAATTGAAAAGGGGCAAATCATTATCTCAAGATTTAAACTATCAATAA
- a CDS encoding IS1595 family transposase — translation MNLLHFIEQFPDEFSCKSHMKLARSKEGVICKKCQSKKHYWLKSKWMWQCSYCGFRTTLRSGTMMENSNLPIRTWYLAMAFMTFSKKGISAAELQRQLNHTRYTTIWSLMHRIRSAMGKRDNLYDLEDMIEFDQAYFTVATKESDRQKLKIGRGSQKQSNVAVMAESVPLEDLKTGKQSKQCRYFKMKVLDTHKKEEVNTLIDSNFDDTCIVFSDKSTSYVDIGDYVEVHITEKSNKETTITTLKSVHIAISNAKRTLLGIYHKIKGKYLQNYLDEFCYKLNRRYFAERLFDRLVVAVTHQYWYKSG, via the coding sequence ATGAATTTACTACATTTTATTGAACAATTTCCAGATGAGTTTTCCTGTAAATCACATATGAAGTTGGCTCGTTCAAAAGAAGGAGTCATTTGCAAAAAATGTCAATCAAAAAAGCACTATTGGTTAAAGTCTAAATGGATGTGGCAATGTTCTTATTGTGGTTTTAGAACTACTCTACGCAGCGGTACTATGATGGAGAACTCCAATTTACCTATTCGTACTTGGTATCTCGCTATGGCATTTATGACTTTTAGTAAAAAAGGTATTTCTGCTGCCGAATTACAACGTCAGCTCAACCATACACGTTATACCACTATATGGTCTCTTATGCACAGAATACGTTCGGCTATGGGAAAACGAGATAATTTATACGACCTTGAAGATATGATTGAGTTTGATCAAGCTTACTTTACTGTGGCAACAAAAGAATCCGACAGACAAAAGCTTAAAATAGGCAGAGGCAGTCAAAAACAATCTAACGTAGCGGTAATGGCAGAGTCTGTACCTTTAGAAGATTTAAAGACTGGGAAACAATCCAAACAATGTCGTTATTTTAAAATGAAAGTTTTGGATACTCATAAAAAAGAAGAAGTCAACACGCTTATTGATAGTAATTTTGATGATACATGCATTGTTTTTAGCGACAAAAGCACGTCTTATGTAGACATAGGTGATTATGTGGAAGTACACATTACTGAAAAATCAAATAAAGAAACCACTATTACCACACTAAAATCGGTGCATATAGCCATAAGTAATGCAAAACGCACTCTGTTAGGTATTTACCATAAAATTAAAGGAAAATATTTGCAGAATTATCTTGACGAGTTCTGCTATAAACTCAACAGACGCTATTTCGCTGAAAGACTATTTGATAGACTGGTAGTAGCTGTCACTCATCAATACTGGTATAAAAGTGGGTAA
- a CDS encoding SPFH domain-containing protein, with product MREEKIIKPANGYFMLFIVFILFFGGIALTIRQENPIYLIATLFGFIGMFGFILVNPNNSRVILLFGKYVGTVKQNGLYWANPLYSKKKISLRASNFDSERLKVNDKLGNPVMISTILVWRVTNTYHAAFDVDNYENFVRVQTDAAVRKLASMYPYDNFADEGHEEDITLRSSVNEVSEALEKELEERLAIAGIEVLEARIGYLAYAQEIANAMLKRQQATAIVAARHKIVEGAVSMVEMALEALNKKEIVELDEERKAAMVSNLMVILCGDKEASPVLNTGTLNH from the coding sequence ATGAGAGAAGAGAAAATTATCAAGCCTGCAAACGGGTACTTCATGTTATTCATTGTATTCATATTATTTTTCGGAGGTATTGCACTTACCATCCGACAAGAAAACCCAATCTATTTAATAGCAACGCTATTTGGTTTTATAGGAATGTTTGGTTTTATTTTGGTAAACCCAAATAATTCCAGAGTTATTTTACTTTTTGGAAAATATGTGGGAACAGTAAAGCAGAACGGGTTATATTGGGCAAATCCGTTGTATTCAAAAAAGAAAATTTCATTAAGAGCCAGTAATTTTGACAGCGAACGCCTGAAGGTAAATGACAAATTAGGAAACCCGGTAATGATTAGTACCATTTTAGTATGGAGAGTTACCAATACCTATCATGCTGCTTTTGATGTAGACAATTACGAAAATTTTGTAAGAGTACAAACAGATGCTGCCGTACGAAAACTGGCGAGCATGTACCCTTATGATAATTTTGCAGATGAGGGTCATGAAGAAGATATTACATTGCGCTCCAGTGTTAATGAGGTTAGTGAAGCCCTGGAAAAAGAATTGGAAGAACGTTTGGCCATTGCAGGAATTGAGGTATTGGAGGCAAGGATAGGTTATTTAGCGTATGCACAGGAAATTGCAAATGCAATGCTAAAACGTCAGCAGGCTACTGCAATTGTTGCAGCGCGACATAAAATTGTGGAAGGAGCCGTAAGTATGGTAGAAATGGCTTTGGAAGCATTGAACAAAAAAGAAATTGTTGAACTGGATGAAGAACGCAAAGCCGCTATGGTTAGCAACCTGATGGTGATTCTATGCGGAGATAAAGAGGCTTCTCCTGTTTTAAATACCGGAACATTAAATCATTAA
- a CDS encoding DUF4177 domain-containing protein, producing MKEYKVVNWKMGLANNNKRLEDTLNRYAKTGWTVKYIAEHTARIVFERDKNK from the coding sequence ATGAAGGAATATAAAGTAGTCAATTGGAAAATGGGACTTGCCAACAATAATAAAAGATTAGAAGATACGCTAAACCGATATGCTAAAACAGGTTGGACTGTTAAATATATTGCAGAACATACGGCCAGAATCGTTTTTGAGAGAGATAAAAATAAATAA